The genomic segment TGCGACTCGGCCCCATGCATCTGCGCGGACTTCGATGTCGCGCCACACCACGTGTTCTTCGGCGATCACGGGCGGTTGCCCGTAAAGAGCCTGTGACCAGGCTTTAATGAAGGATTCTTTAGCCGCCCAGCGTCCAGCTAAATGCTCGGCGTGGCGGCTTCCCTGGCGTTCATTTGCTTTTCGACGCTCCCCTGCGGAGAACACGTCCATGAAAGAACTTCCCGGCTGTGCCAGCTGTTCCGCAAACGCCGAAATGTGAACGAGGTCTGTTCCGATACTGATCATGAGATCAAGTTTAGCGGGCGGACTTTTTCACAAAGAAGCTCAAGAGCAGAGCGAACACCGTGACGCACGCTGAGGCGAAGAATGCAGAGTTGGCGCCGTCGGCGAGGGCGACTTGTTGGG from the Corynebacterium crudilactis genome contains:
- a CDS encoding holo-ACP synthase, translating into MISIGTDLVHISAFAEQLAQPGSSFMDVFSAGERRKANERQGSRHAEHLAGRWAAKESFIKAWSQALYGQPPVIAEEHVVWRDIEVRADAWGRVAIELAPALATKVRESIGEFSTSLSISHDGDYAVATCVLTSQ